From Candidatus Bathyarchaeia archaeon, the proteins below share one genomic window:
- a CDS encoding MazG nucleotide pyrophosphohydrolase domain-containing protein: MGSIRDFQRMMKNIYYERDVERGAHRAALWLFSEVGELADAIVKGDVEAFNREASDVLAWLCSLCNLFNVDLEKSAYQRYSHRCPKCEVSPCKCPKEWENLQQRGC; the protein is encoded by the coding sequence ATGGGATCCATCAGAGACTTTCAAAGAATGATGAAAAACATTTATTACGAAAGGGATGTTGAACGCGGAGCCCATCGCGCCGCCCTCTGGCTTTTCTCAGAAGTAGGGGAGCTAGCGGACGCTATTGTTAAAGGAGACGTGGAAGCTTTTAACAGGGAAGCCTCTGACGTTTTAGCGTGGTTATGCAGCCTGTGTAACCTATTCAACGTGGACCTTGAAAAATCCGCCTACCAACGCTACAGCCACCGTTGCCCTAAATGCGAAGTTTCACCTTGCAAATGCCCCAAGGAGTGGGAAAACCTTCAACAAAGGGGCTGCTGA
- a CDS encoding DNA polymerase II large subunit, with protein MTIETAEDYVKYFSSLEERFTHAYEVAVEARSKGVDPSLEPESKVAFDLAERTEKSVGPPGIAERIRELSKIMPREEVALKIAEWIVSGKFGHEGERAAEQAIRTALSILDEGVTAAPMQGIVKVEQKRNPDGSKHLSIYFAGPIRSAGGTEMALTLVVADYVRQLLGLEKYKATMDEAKRFVEEVRIYEREVARFQYRLSDEELINAVLNLPVEVTGVETDPIEVVSYKNLGRIETNRVRGGALRVVNDGVIGRATKVLKIVGKLGMPGWDWLKKLRPESLEESGRNRNYMFMEDVIAGRPIFSLPGAYGGFRLRYGRCRNTGLASIGIHPVTMFVLGGFIATGTQIKLEKPGKAGVAVPVDSIEPPVVRLKNGDVLRVESVDEARKIVDEIESILFLGDVLVGFGEFLENNKPLEPCGYVEEWWALHLENSIKESYTTVEECALKLGVAQERLVSFIERPLKVRPTVEEAFKISKTLGIPLHPRYTYFWDQITVQDSIRLRASIRKAEHNSSYSIKLSFDPEIKEILERLCVPHKVEDSKIVIEGDEAKTLLECLNPAVEHPLSPQENGSRELIKNLSGIQIMNKEGTFIGARMGRPEKAKERVMKPLVHSLFPIGLYGGVRRNLVEAADKFKAVTLELTHRICASCGLETYLMACPKCGLRTEPSLTCPSCQKKLDRETCPACKVHAVKYRKITLNIEEALGKAAENLGLSKPPELVKGVKGLTNEDRVAEPLEKGLLRAKCGLSVFKDGTIRFDVTNAVLTHFKPIEIGLTVEKARLLGYEHDVNGLPLEKDDQLCALMTQDVIVPKKCGEYLVKVANFIDELLVRLYGLKPFYNVASKGDLVGHLVLGLSPHTSVGVVGRLIGFTDAKVCFAHPFWHAAKRRDCDGDEDSISLLMDVLLNFSHSYLPEKIGGMMDAPMLITLKVLPDEIARQAFNMEAVSKFPLEFFEAASAREDSKKIVKMIDLVYHRIGSPSQFNPIGSTHEVDDINAGNHESSYIKLSSMLDKVREQLSLAETVKAVEAREVARRVFSTHFMRDLIGNLRAYSAQKARCKKCNAKYRRIPLSGRCLKCGGEVSLTVFKGSIEKYLEVAKEIVRKYDIGTYHEQRIKLIEHEINHLFNPKVKQTALADYM; from the coding sequence ATGACGATTGAAACCGCTGAGGATTACGTAAAGTATTTCTCGTCGCTGGAGGAACGGTTTACCCACGCTTATGAAGTGGCGGTGGAAGCCCGCTCTAAAGGCGTTGACCCCTCTCTAGAGCCTGAATCTAAAGTAGCTTTTGACCTAGCTGAGAGGACTGAAAAATCCGTAGGCCCACCAGGTATAGCCGAGCGCATAAGGGAGTTAAGCAAGATAATGCCGAGAGAAGAAGTAGCGCTCAAGATCGCGGAGTGGATAGTGTCCGGTAAATTTGGCCATGAAGGGGAAAGGGCTGCTGAGCAGGCGATAAGAACAGCCTTATCGATTTTGGATGAAGGAGTAACGGCGGCCCCAATGCAGGGGATAGTGAAGGTTGAACAGAAGAGGAATCCAGACGGATCTAAACACCTTTCAATATACTTTGCCGGTCCGATTAGATCCGCTGGGGGAACAGAAATGGCTCTCACACTGGTCGTCGCGGACTACGTGAGGCAGTTATTGGGCTTGGAAAAATATAAAGCGACGATGGACGAGGCGAAGAGGTTTGTTGAGGAGGTACGAATCTACGAAAGAGAGGTTGCGAGGTTTCAGTACAGGTTAAGCGATGAAGAGTTAATTAACGCTGTTCTTAACCTTCCAGTCGAGGTTACGGGGGTTGAAACAGACCCCATAGAGGTGGTCTCCTATAAAAATCTAGGTAGGATAGAAACCAATAGGGTTAGGGGTGGGGCCCTAAGGGTTGTCAACGACGGCGTGATCGGTAGGGCGACCAAGGTCCTTAAAATAGTCGGAAAATTGGGTATGCCTGGGTGGGACTGGCTTAAAAAGCTGAGGCCGGAATCCCTCGAGGAGTCAGGCAGGAATAGAAACTACATGTTTATGGAAGACGTTATCGCTGGTAGGCCTATTTTTTCACTTCCAGGGGCCTACGGTGGATTCAGGCTACGTTATGGACGTTGCAGGAATACTGGGCTAGCGTCGATTGGAATACACCCCGTAACCATGTTTGTTTTGGGGGGTTTCATAGCGACGGGGACGCAGATTAAACTTGAAAAACCCGGTAAGGCCGGGGTAGCGGTTCCTGTGGATAGCATCGAGCCTCCGGTGGTGAGGCTTAAAAACGGAGACGTCCTCCGCGTGGAAAGCGTGGATGAGGCGCGAAAAATAGTCGACGAAATAGAGTCCATATTATTCCTCGGAGACGTTTTAGTAGGGTTCGGTGAGTTCTTAGAGAATAATAAGCCCCTGGAACCATGCGGCTACGTTGAAGAATGGTGGGCTCTCCATCTGGAGAACTCCATTAAAGAATCTTACACGACCGTTGAAGAGTGCGCTCTTAAACTGGGCGTAGCGCAGGAGAGGTTGGTCTCCTTCATCGAGCGACCTTTAAAGGTACGGCCCACGGTGGAGGAGGCTTTTAAAATATCGAAAACTCTGGGGATCCCCCTACATCCAAGGTACACATATTTCTGGGATCAAATAACGGTTCAGGATTCGATTCGCCTGAGGGCATCGATAAGAAAGGCGGAGCATAATTCGAGTTACTCCATAAAATTATCCTTCGACCCTGAGATAAAAGAGATCTTGGAGCGTCTATGCGTGCCCCACAAGGTTGAGGATTCTAAAATCGTGATCGAAGGAGATGAAGCGAAGACACTGTTAGAGTGCTTAAACCCCGCGGTGGAGCATCCCCTGAGCCCTCAAGAAAACGGTTCAAGGGAGCTGATAAAGAACCTCAGCGGAATTCAGATAATGAATAAGGAAGGTACGTTCATAGGCGCTAGAATGGGGAGGCCGGAGAAAGCTAAGGAAAGGGTTATGAAGCCTCTGGTTCACTCCCTGTTTCCAATCGGGCTCTACGGAGGAGTCAGAAGAAACCTCGTGGAGGCGGCTGACAAATTTAAAGCCGTCACCCTTGAGTTAACCCACAGAATCTGCGCTTCATGTGGCTTGGAAACATACCTGATGGCCTGTCCCAAATGCGGTTTGAGGACAGAGCCTTCCTTAACATGTCCCAGCTGTCAAAAAAAACTGGATCGGGAAACCTGCCCCGCGTGTAAAGTTCACGCCGTAAAGTATCGTAAAATCACCTTAAACATCGAGGAGGCGTTAGGCAAGGCCGCTGAAAACCTAGGCCTGAGTAAGCCTCCAGAGCTGGTAAAGGGGGTTAAAGGCCTGACCAACGAAGATCGAGTAGCTGAGCCCCTTGAAAAAGGTCTTCTCAGAGCGAAGTGTGGGCTCTCCGTTTTCAAGGATGGAACAATAAGGTTTGATGTGACCAACGCCGTCCTGACCCATTTCAAACCCATTGAAATAGGGTTGACAGTTGAGAAAGCTAGGTTGCTGGGCTACGAACATGACGTAAACGGATTACCCTTGGAGAAGGATGACCAGCTCTGCGCCTTGATGACGCAGGACGTCATCGTGCCCAAGAAATGCGGAGAATACCTTGTCAAAGTAGCTAATTTCATCGATGAATTGCTTGTTCGCCTGTACGGGCTTAAACCCTTCTATAATGTTGCCTCAAAAGGGGATCTCGTAGGCCACTTGGTGTTAGGCTTATCCCCCCATACCTCAGTAGGCGTTGTAGGACGGCTTATCGGGTTCACCGATGCCAAGGTTTGCTTCGCGCACCCATTCTGGCACGCCGCTAAGAGGAGGGACTGCGACGGCGATGAAGACAGCATCTCCCTTCTAATGGATGTTCTACTGAACTTCTCCCATTCGTATTTGCCTGAGAAAATAGGAGGCATGATGGACGCGCCTATGCTGATCACCTTAAAGGTTCTCCCCGACGAGATCGCCAGACAAGCCTTTAACATGGAGGCCGTTTCAAAGTTTCCATTAGAGTTCTTTGAGGCGGCTTCGGCTAGGGAGGATTCGAAGAAGATCGTGAAAATGATTGACTTGGTGTACCATAGGATAGGTTCCCCTTCGCAGTTCAACCCCATAGGGTCAACCCACGAGGTCGACGACATCAACGCTGGAAACCATGAGAGCTCATATATTAAGCTGAGCTCCATGCTTGACAAGGTTAGGGAGCAACTGAGCCTCGCGGAGACTGTTAAAGCCGTTGAGGCTAGGGAGGTGGCCCGACGAGTGTTTTCAACGCACTTCATGAGAGATTTAATAGGAAATCTAAGGGCCTACTCCGCTCAAAAAGCAAGATGTAAGAAATGTAACGCAAAGTACAGGAGAATCCCCCTTTCCGGTAGATGTCTGAAATGCGGAGGAGAAGTATCTCTCACGGTTTTTAAAGGCTCAATAGAAAAATACTTGGAGGTAGCGAAAGAAATCGTTCGCAAATACGATATTGGAACGTATCATGAGCAGAGGATTAAGCTTATAGAGCATGAGATAAACCATCTTTTCAACCCTAAGGTGAAGCAAACAGCCCTAGCAGATTACATGTAA
- a CDS encoding DUF99 family protein, translating into MRRSLSVKGVRVVGVDDGRFNKSDEKVSLFALVMQDYKVVDLKVTDVQVDGLDVTEAIKGLLSKMYFDVVMLSGVCFAGFNIVNIQDLYEFAKKPILIITGDKPNAKAIRRALMLHFDDWRIRWSLIKKCGKIRKITTSKNYKPIYYEALGIEHLDAVRLIRDLTLTGRFPEPIRVARLISKQLTRR; encoded by the coding sequence ATGAGGCGAAGCTTAAGCGTAAAAGGGGTTAGAGTCGTCGGAGTAGATGATGGAAGGTTCAATAAATCGGATGAAAAAGTCTCGCTTTTCGCCTTAGTGATGCAGGATTACAAAGTGGTTGACCTTAAGGTCACGGATGTTCAAGTCGATGGATTAGACGTCACCGAGGCCATAAAAGGGCTTCTTTCCAAAATGTATTTCGACGTCGTTATGCTGAGTGGCGTCTGTTTCGCTGGTTTTAACATCGTTAACATTCAAGATTTATACGAATTCGCTAAAAAACCCATACTGATCATCACAGGCGACAAGCCGAATGCTAAAGCAATTCGAAGGGCACTCATGCTTCATTTCGATGACTGGAGGATAAGATGGTCCTTAATAAAAAAATGTGGAAAAATCCGAAAAATAACAACAAGCAAAAACTATAAACCAATATACTATGAGGCGCTTGGAATAGAACATTTAGACGCCGTCAGGTTAATTCGTGATCTCACATTAACAGGTCGTTTTCCAGAGCCCATAAGGGTGGCAAGACTGATATCGAAGCAGCTAACGCGGCGTTAG
- a CDS encoding glycosyltransferase family 39 protein, giving the protein MWRKEIGATLPFMVLAVFSVLSILVASAYDELIFDEVWYVNAARTFLVNRVCERPEHPPLAQLFIALGMLTFGDTPLGWRFFSVTFSVIALYFYHRLVMDQTLNYDLALSSMIVLAINKLYFTFSTLGVLDIYMLSFIVISIFLASKRRFIESSIFMAISSLCKLASVFYLPILILMVIFSSRLGGERRAAVKSAILWVGVYALTFLVTLSLSDLLYREFSIQNVRNPVDHLLYMVRVHVSSDWPAGVSEKPWLWLFSQNNYYLGGVAFIKNNYLEGTSLAITGLSIASLPYALYKRKGFPILCSIWFVDTYFIWFPTYFLLKRPIFNFYMLPALPAISALNCMFFNGNRRGLWLYVLTCVALFLAFQFPVHVIKP; this is encoded by the coding sequence ATGTGGCGTAAAGAAATAGGCGCAACCCTGCCTTTTATGGTGCTCGCGGTTTTTTCCGTTTTGTCCATTCTCGTCGCCAGCGCATACGACGAGCTTATATTCGATGAAGTATGGTATGTTAACGCCGCCCGCACATTTCTCGTTAATAGGGTATGTGAACGTCCGGAGCATCCTCCACTGGCGCAACTCTTCATCGCCCTCGGTATGCTCACCTTCGGGGATACTCCACTTGGCTGGAGGTTTTTCAGCGTAACGTTCTCCGTTATCGCCCTTTACTTCTATCATAGGTTGGTTATGGATCAAACGTTAAATTACGATTTAGCCCTTTCCTCCATGATTGTTTTAGCTATAAACAAGCTCTATTTCACTTTCTCCACGTTAGGGGTGCTCGACATCTACATGCTTTCCTTCATCGTTATATCGATTTTCTTAGCCTCAAAAAGACGATTTATCGAGTCCTCCATTTTTATGGCCATTAGCTCCCTATGTAAGCTTGCATCTGTTTTCTACCTCCCAATCTTAATCTTGATGGTAATATTTTCGAGTAGGCTTGGCGGTGAGAGGAGAGCTGCGGTAAAGAGCGCCATCCTTTGGGTAGGGGTTTACGCCTTAACATTCCTAGTCACGCTTTCTTTGAGCGACCTTCTATACCGGGAATTTTCCATCCAAAACGTTAGGAACCCGGTGGATCACCTTTTATACATGGTTAGGGTTCACGTTTCATCCGACTGGCCTGCAGGCGTTAGCGAAAAGCCATGGTTGTGGCTTTTCAGCCAAAATAATTACTATTTAGGAGGGGTGGCATTTATAAAAAATAACTATTTGGAAGGCACTAGTTTAGCCATTACAGGCTTGTCGATAGCGTCTTTGCCTTACGCTCTCTATAAACGGAAAGGCTTCCCGATCCTATGCTCGATATGGTTCGTAGACACCTATTTCATATGGTTTCCAACATACTTTCTGTTGAAGAGACCCATATTTAACTTCTACATGTTGCCGGCTCTCCCAGCCATTAGCGCGCTAAACTGCATGTTTTTTAACGGAAATAGAAGAGGGTTATGGTTATACGTCCTAACATGCGTAGCCTTATTTCTAGCGTTCCAATTTCCGGTCCACGTCATTAAGCCTTAA
- a CDS encoding ATPase domain-containing protein produces the protein MVERVETGIKGLDEVIEGGFPKGSLILLAGEPGTGKTVFSTRFLAEGAELGEPGVYVSFAEAEDTLIKNLSRHLDVDLAKLEAEGKLKVLDFTTMREEAVSSILEMILREVEALKAERLVIDSFSAMAQAFKEPIDVRIVVHTVLGRIARRMGCTTVMIEEIPVGEARIGLGMEEFVADGVLRLRAGELDGRLFRDLEVLKLRGTKLGEHRLAFTLEKGFKAFPPFKPKPVERPERFQPIPDLPGKCSTGSGDFDGMLGGGSPRGGVMLLEVSENVSTVEYHLFLGPMAAQFALRGGGVIVVPSSGVDAKILMNVGKAYGATEDEFNRFIRIIEARGLMPVDELPFVVAVEGRDWREDLGKVVKIGEEFRAETGKSNLWIVGVDTLITLYGERSCEKILNLSATIARKVEAVIVAIVKAGYRDLAVRLSPIADIYLRLIREHGCLLFYGVKPRTSLYAVEMDVSKGYPLPKLTPIV, from the coding sequence TTGGTTGAGAGGGTTGAAACCGGCATAAAGGGCCTGGATGAGGTTATTGAGGGGGGTTTCCCTAAGGGTTCGCTCATCCTATTGGCCGGGGAGCCTGGAACCGGTAAGACGGTTTTCTCCACGCGGTTCCTGGCTGAAGGAGCTGAGTTGGGTGAGCCTGGCGTGTACGTGAGCTTCGCCGAGGCGGAGGATACGCTCATCAAGAACCTTTCCAGGCATTTAGACGTTGATTTAGCCAAGCTTGAGGCTGAGGGAAAGCTTAAGGTTTTAGATTTCACGACTATGAGGGAGGAGGCTGTGTCCAGTATTCTAGAGATGATTCTGAGGGAGGTTGAAGCTTTAAAGGCGGAGAGGCTTGTTATCGATAGTTTCTCGGCGATGGCTCAAGCCTTCAAGGAGCCCATAGACGTTAGGATAGTCGTCCACACGGTTTTGGGCAGGATAGCCCGCAGGATGGGTTGCACGACGGTGATGATAGAGGAGATTCCCGTAGGCGAGGCTAGGATCGGATTGGGCATGGAGGAGTTCGTGGCCGACGGCGTGTTGAGGCTTAGAGCCGGCGAACTGGACGGTCGCCTATTCAGGGATTTAGAGGTATTAAAGCTTAGAGGGACCAAACTGGGCGAGCATAGATTAGCCTTCACACTTGAGAAAGGCTTTAAAGCTTTTCCGCCTTTCAAGCCTAAACCTGTTGAAAGGCCTGAGCGTTTCCAGCCGATTCCAGACCTGCCTGGTAAATGTTCGACAGGTTCGGGGGACTTCGATGGGATGCTGGGAGGCGGATCCCCTAGAGGGGGAGTTATGCTTTTAGAGGTGAGCGAGAACGTTTCCACGGTGGAGTATCACCTGTTCCTAGGTCCGATGGCCGCCCAATTCGCCCTCCGGGGAGGGGGCGTAATAGTGGTTCCGAGCAGTGGAGTTGACGCTAAAATTCTGATGAACGTTGGGAAAGCCTACGGCGCGACTGAGGATGAGTTTAACCGTTTCATAAGGATAATCGAAGCGAGAGGTCTCATGCCTGTGGACGAATTGCCGTTCGTGGTTGCTGTTGAGGGCAGGGATTGGAGGGAGGATTTAGGCAAGGTCGTTAAGATAGGGGAGGAGTTCAGAGCCGAGACGGGTAAGTCGAACCTGTGGATTGTTGGTGTGGACACGTTGATAACCTTGTATGGTGAGAGGAGCTGTGAGAAAATCTTGAATTTGAGCGCTACAATCGCCAGGAAGGTTGAAGCGGTAATCGTAGCCATAGTTAAAGCCGGATATAGGGATTTAGCCGTTAGGCTCAGCCCCATCGCCGACATATACCTCCGTCTCATAAGGGAGCACGGCTGCCTACTCTTCTATGGCGTTAAGCCTCGGACGAGCCTATACGCTGTGGAGATGGATGTTTCGAAGGGTTATCCATTGCCTAAGCTTACGCCCATAGTTTAG
- a CDS encoding orc1/cdc6 family replication initiation protein: protein MSSSNRVDEIFDKFLSGGRIFINRDVLRHDYIPDKLPHRAEHIQRLANILAPSLNGSKISNAFIYGKTGTGKTAVAKYVLTRLKKKADSLGAPLKVCYINCRLAGTNYRVLADLCKSLKINVPFTGLAVSELLERYKENLNLLNLNEIVTLDEIDFLVKRNEDSLLYELTRINEFLKGNWVGLIGISNDLRFKEYLDARVLSCLSEEEVIFKPYSADELYDILFDRAKRAFVEGALQDSSLKLCAAYAAREHGDARRALDLLRVAGELAEREGLNAILDKHVKEALQKIEDDRLVEALKYLPLHQKIILIGVYHLDSLRPEGSVTGDLYEVYSELCASIFVEPLTQRRVSGLLNELDILGLLNTRVVSFGRYGRTKKIKLGISSGIIAEVLSDDDIVGSLLRHEAKLKRKRG from the coding sequence TTGTCTTCTAGTAACAGAGTGGATGAGATTTTTGATAAATTTCTATCAGGAGGCCGAATATTCATTAATCGAGATGTTTTAAGACATGATTATATTCCTGATAAACTTCCGCATAGAGCGGAGCATATCCAGAGGCTGGCTAACATTCTAGCTCCTTCACTTAACGGCTCAAAGATTTCAAATGCGTTTATCTATGGAAAAACCGGAACAGGTAAGACGGCTGTAGCCAAGTATGTTCTAACTCGTTTGAAGAAAAAAGCGGACTCTCTGGGCGCTCCTTTAAAAGTTTGCTATATAAATTGCCGTTTGGCTGGAACAAATTACCGTGTTTTAGCCGATTTATGCAAGTCTCTGAAAATCAATGTACCCTTTACCGGATTGGCTGTAAGTGAGTTGTTAGAGAGGTATAAAGAAAATTTGAATCTACTTAATCTGAATGAGATCGTTACGTTGGATGAAATTGACTTCCTAGTTAAGAGAAATGAGGATTCTTTATTATATGAGCTTACTCGAATAAATGAGTTTTTGAAAGGGAATTGGGTGGGGCTGATAGGGATCTCGAACGATCTACGCTTTAAAGAGTACCTTGACGCTCGTGTTTTAAGCTGTCTTAGCGAAGAAGAGGTTATTTTTAAACCCTATTCAGCGGACGAGCTTTATGACATATTATTTGACAGAGCTAAAAGGGCTTTCGTTGAAGGCGCATTACAGGACTCATCTCTAAAGTTATGCGCCGCCTACGCGGCTAGGGAGCATGGGGACGCTAGAAGAGCCTTAGATCTTTTACGTGTGGCTGGCGAGTTGGCTGAAAGAGAAGGCTTAAACGCCATTCTGGATAAACATGTGAAGGAGGCGTTGCAAAAGATTGAGGATGACCGACTCGTTGAGGCTTTAAAATACCTTCCATTACATCAAAAAATCATCTTGATAGGTGTTTACCATCTAGATTCCCTGCGTCCAGAAGGCTCAGTAACTGGTGATCTTTACGAGGTCTATTCAGAACTTTGCGCCAGTATATTTGTTGAGCCTTTAACCCAAAGGAGGGTCAGTGGACTCCTGAATGAGCTGGATATATTGGGGTTGCTGAACACTAGGGTGGTCAGCTTTGGTAGGTATGGCCGGACGAAAAAAATAAAATTGGGGATTTCCTCCGGGATCATAGCAGAGGTTTTATCCGACGATGATATTGTGGGATCGTTGTTGAGGCATGAGGCGAAGCTTAAGCGTAAAAGGGGTTAG
- a CDS encoding phosphate uptake regulator PhoU encodes MEYRKLQTTLDGTYFVTLPKNWVTGRGLKRGDMLRFEQTFNGRIMLSPHGAEEKTLKEAILEVSPHLERLIGEKYLSGYDIIEVKAGATFSSEVRERIKKAVKRFVGLEIVEENSRRLVIQCLLEPSLIIPEKVARRVNLISAEMGKDCISSFIQDDKALAKTVMERDEEVDRQYFLLVRLVRTALTHPYVSEKLSISPIECLDYRMLASLMEHYADYSVDIASASLRYRPNSWLGVAKEALSDVSVRMYEAYKDAFASVLKGDLELAVEVSRKSCEIKEKLTSIQSGILKDKRITQEFLTDVVMALNSMCEVCIDISDLTKAR; translated from the coding sequence GTGGAGTACAGAAAGCTACAGACAACTCTCGACGGTACCTACTTTGTAACTCTACCTAAGAATTGGGTCACGGGTAGGGGTTTAAAGAGGGGAGATATGTTAAGGTTCGAGCAGACGTTTAATGGACGAATAATGCTCTCTCCTCACGGTGCGGAGGAGAAAACGCTTAAAGAGGCGATACTTGAGGTTTCCCCCCACTTAGAGCGATTAATAGGTGAAAAATATCTTTCAGGGTATGATATTATAGAGGTCAAAGCGGGGGCCACTTTCTCTTCAGAGGTCAGGGAGAGGATTAAGAAAGCGGTGAAAAGGTTTGTGGGTCTGGAGATAGTTGAAGAAAACTCTAGAAGGCTGGTTATTCAATGTTTGCTGGAGCCTTCACTAATAATCCCTGAGAAAGTGGCTAGGCGAGTGAATTTGATTTCAGCGGAGATGGGGAAGGACTGTATTTCAAGTTTTATTCAAGACGATAAAGCTTTGGCTAAAACGGTAATGGAGAGGGATGAAGAAGTCGATAGACAGTATTTCCTGCTCGTTAGGCTGGTTAGAACCGCGTTAACACACCCATATGTCTCGGAGAAGCTCTCCATTTCGCCCATTGAATGTTTAGACTACCGCATGCTCGCAAGCCTCATGGAACATTACGCGGACTACTCTGTCGACATCGCGAGCGCTTCTTTAAGATACCGACCAAACTCGTGGCTCGGCGTTGCAAAGGAGGCGTTGTCAGATGTAAGCGTTAGGATGTACGAGGCTTATAAAGATGCGTTTGCATCGGTGTTGAAAGGGGACCTAGAGTTGGCCGTCGAAGTTTCTAGAAAAAGCTGTGAAATAAAGGAAAAGTTAACGTCAATTCAATCAGGCATCCTGAAGGACAAGCGTATAACTCAAGAGTTTTTAACAGATGTTGTTATGGCGTTGAACTCCATGTGTGAAGTTTGTATAGATATTTCAGATCTTACTAAGGCAAGGTGA
- a CDS encoding DNA-directed DNA polymerase II small subunit, with translation MTLRLRRAIQDLFAAGYMLEEEAFNLLKVIEDENTVYELVKRAIEEADKMTPKPLYISKDMLEVTAKEEVLKEAEEVKVSLTRSFKPLAREYESDIEVLFDPTIKIGSKGDVGDFSSYFKNRFIKISKILRERLDVRDAITIGEALKSNNDSTVKFIAMISEKREKGGKIFLRVEDLEDTAVVMVSNSSSYEFTQAMLLDQVVCIEAFKTKGDLFISKNIIFPDLPERKIQVKEDPLNILCISDVHFGSKTFRDDLFKRLIFWLNGKIGNAHQLERAGSVKYLVISGDLVDGVGVYPDQDRELLLPDIYKQYQLFSQYIEQIPEYIDVLITPGNHDATRQALPQPAIPKEYAEPVYEARNVISIGNPATVKVNGRSILLFHGTSLNDIISNVPKLNFNVPEKGMECLLKARHLAPIYGGGAPIAPEEEDYLVVEQPPDVFQVGHIHVEGHEFYRGTLMVSCAAWQEQTEYQRRMGLNPTVGVGSLIELGSLRLSLLNFSENP, from the coding sequence TTGACCCTAAGGCTGAGAAGGGCGATACAGGATCTCTTCGCCGCAGGTTACATGCTTGAAGAGGAGGCGTTTAACCTACTGAAGGTCATCGAAGATGAAAACACCGTGTATGAGCTGGTTAAGAGGGCGATTGAGGAAGCTGATAAGATGACGCCTAAACCACTATACATCTCCAAGGATATGCTGGAAGTAACCGCTAAGGAAGAGGTTTTGAAAGAGGCCGAAGAGGTTAAGGTAAGCCTCACCCGATCGTTCAAGCCTCTGGCCAGGGAATATGAAAGTGACATAGAGGTATTGTTTGACCCGACGATAAAGATAGGTTCGAAAGGAGATGTTGGAGACTTTAGCAGTTATTTTAAAAACAGGTTCATTAAAATCTCGAAAATTCTTAGGGAGCGGCTGGATGTAAGGGACGCGATAACCATTGGTGAAGCGTTAAAATCTAACAACGACTCCACGGTGAAATTCATCGCTATGATTTCGGAAAAAAGGGAAAAAGGTGGGAAAATATTCCTTCGAGTTGAAGATTTAGAGGACACAGCGGTTGTGATGGTTTCGAATTCAAGCTCATATGAATTTACACAAGCGATGTTGCTCGATCAAGTGGTGTGCATTGAAGCCTTTAAGACTAAGGGGGACCTATTTATCTCCAAAAACATCATTTTCCCAGATCTACCTGAAAGAAAAATTCAGGTGAAGGAGGACCCCCTCAACATTCTCTGTATTTCAGATGTTCATTTTGGAAGCAAGACATTCCGAGATGATTTGTTTAAAAGGCTTATTTTCTGGTTAAATGGAAAAATAGGTAACGCCCATCAGCTTGAAAGGGCCGGCTCTGTAAAATATCTTGTTATAAGCGGAGACTTAGTTGACGGTGTAGGGGTTTATCCGGATCAAGATAGGGAGTTACTGTTACCTGATATATACAAACAGTATCAACTTTTCTCACAGTACATAGAGCAAATCCCAGAGTACATTGATGTTTTAATTACACCGGGTAACCATGACGCTACGAGACAGGCGCTACCTCAACCAGCGATCCCGAAAGAGTACGCGGAACCTGTTTACGAGGCGAGGAATGTAATTTCCATTGGAAATCCAGCTACTGTTAAGGTAAATGGTAGGTCAATTCTACTTTTCCATGGCACAAGCCTGAACGATATCATTTCAAACGTTCCTAAGCTCAACTTCAACGTTCCTGAAAAAGGGATGGAATGCCTCTTAAAGGCCAGACATTTGGCTCCCATCTACGGCGGTGGGGCGCCTATAGCGCCTGAGGAGGAGGATTACCTCGTGGTTGAGCAGCCCCCTGACGTGTTTCAAGTAGGCCATATTCACGTGGAAGGACATGAATTCTACAGGGGAACTTTGATGGTAAGCTGCGCCGCTTGGCAGGAGCAAACCGAATATCAGAGAAGAATGGGGTTGAACCCTACGGTCGGCGTTGGATCGTTAATCGAGCTTGGAAGCCTTAGGTTGAGTCTGTTGAATTTCAGTGAAAACCCCTGA